The Salminus brasiliensis chromosome 3, fSalBra1.hap2, whole genome shotgun sequence genome contains a region encoding:
- the edn2 gene encoding endothelin-2 yields MAFSLHTSLLICLTLCVLIEEGFGLPISSSSENLGPSSVAKRVRTKRCSCNNWMDKECIYFCHLDIIWVNTPSKIAPYGLGSPLSRRRRSTRRCECANSSDATCSSFCHTSSMDSSLVVISPLDHDVDKTGKDLLTYFRQVAKSNLIAAEHSSLPKKKPFKTNKSWIS; encoded by the exons ATGGCTTTTTCGCTGCACACCAGCCTACTTATCTGTCTCACACTCTGCGTGCTAATAGAGGAAG GATTTGGACTGCCCATCTCTTCGTCATCTGAAAATCTAGGCCCATCTTCGGTGGCCAAGAGGGTTCGCACCAAGCGCTGTTCCTGCAATAACTGGATGGATAAGGAGTGCATCTACTTCTGCCACTTGGATATTATCTGGGTCAACACACCTAG TAAGATCGCCCCATATGGTCTCGGAAGTCCCCTGTCTCGCCGGCGGCGGTCTACTAGACGTTGTGAATGTGCCAACTCCAGTGACGCTACCTGTTCCAGTTTCTGCCACACCAG CTCTATGGACTCAAGCTTGGTTGTCATAAGTCCGCTTGATCATGACGTAGACAAGACTGGGAAAGACCTTCTCACTTATTTCAG GCAGGTGGCCAAGTCTAATCTAATTGCAGCCGAGCATTCTTCTTTACCCAAAAAGAAACCTTTTAAGACCAACAAATCTTGGATCAGTTAA